The following proteins come from a genomic window of Chryseobacterium glaciei:
- a CDS encoding RagB/SusD family nutrient uptake outer membrane protein, with product MKNISKTYRSIKKILILPSFVIAGLFINSCSADFLDQPANNITDINTVFESLDTADLFVQGCYRNLVPTEMYYQLGAGDTVTHSSEDGSTNNSKYNICNYQYDAYTPNTVTGIYAAMYSSIEKTNIAITRLSLMDASAKRNSLLAEVKAIRAFCYYNLIRVYGDVPAVWIPLEDADPNDPNTLYPKRTSRDIIYDRVIAEMQESVNDLPATGTTTERLTKAAGNGLLARIALYAAGYSLRWDLNSTAPGTMSRRSDNSRVQQLYQIADNAAAAVVNGGTASLVQAQGGKSGFEALWFNFDQRKFAVTNPEILWHIAEYGPNTNSGFGVYAMEGSRGGTYGSRKALQFILPSYYLSFNQGDTRRDVSCTSYSIYFLNAGAATDTWVNAGTTFSCIMSGKFRMGWCVAPQAADARNLNIPILRYADVLLMYAETQNYLNGGPTAQATAALQQVRNRAGIGSLAIPGGQQAFESAIVQERKWEFAGEFNLRTDLIRMNRLASEIDATKQAMKNLSNKTGQYASTPALRLYKFEKNAQVYGDPFLALKYIEITNSAEIAIVQNVPTAAANFAAYQTALASIVTAHGQTVVAGDKWYPTKMFEAYTSTFNGNARKAVGFTGGFNALQIGAIIYTKPTGSAENGGTYPNWIEGGGDGLFYGFVPNKTELLPFAAQSAGHPLVDNPNLTQLPGY from the coding sequence ATGAAAAATATATCTAAAACATATAGATCAATAAAAAAAATACTCATACTTCCATCTTTTGTAATTGCCGGGCTATTTATAAATTCATGTAGTGCAGACTTTTTGGATCAACCAGCAAATAATATAACTGATATAAATACGGTCTTTGAAAGTTTAGATACTGCAGATTTGTTTGTTCAGGGCTGTTACAGAAATTTGGTTCCTACAGAAATGTATTATCAACTTGGGGCAGGAGATACAGTAACTCACTCTTCTGAAGATGGATCTACCAATAATTCCAAATACAATATTTGTAATTATCAGTATGATGCTTATACACCTAATACCGTTACAGGAATCTATGCTGCAATGTATTCAAGCATAGAGAAAACAAATATCGCTATCACCAGATTAAGTTTAATGGATGCAAGCGCAAAGCGTAATTCCTTATTGGCAGAAGTTAAAGCTATTCGTGCATTTTGCTACTACAATTTGATCAGAGTGTATGGAGATGTTCCTGCGGTTTGGATACCTTTGGAAGATGCAGATCCTAACGATCCTAATACTTTATATCCAAAACGTACTTCCCGAGATATAATCTACGATCGTGTTATCGCTGAGATGCAGGAATCAGTAAATGATTTACCGGCTACAGGAACCACAACTGAACGTTTAACAAAAGCAGCAGGTAATGGTTTGTTAGCAAGAATTGCTCTGTATGCAGCAGGTTATTCTCTAAGATGGGACCTTAATAGCACAGCTCCTGGTACAATGTCTCGTAGAAGTGATAATTCAAGAGTTCAACAGTTGTATCAAATTGCAGATAATGCCGCTGCAGCTGTAGTTAATGGAGGAACTGCCAGTTTAGTACAGGCTCAGGGTGGTAAAAGTGGTTTCGAAGCATTGTGGTTCAATTTCGATCAAAGAAAATTTGCAGTGACAAACCCGGAAATACTATGGCACATTGCTGAATACGGACCAAATACCAATTCAGGTTTTGGAGTCTATGCGATGGAGGGTTCTCGTGGCGGAACTTATGGTTCTAGAAAAGCACTGCAATTTATACTTCCAAGTTATTATCTTTCTTTTAATCAAGGCGATACGCGTAGAGATGTTTCTTGTACTTCTTACAGTATTTATTTCTTAAATGCCGGAGCTGCTACGGACACTTGGGTAAACGCAGGAACTACATTTTCATGTATTATGTCAGGTAAATTCAGAATGGGATGGTGTGTGGCACCACAGGCAGCAGATGCTCGTAATTTGAATATTCCTATTTTAAGATATGCGGATGTTTTATTAATGTATGCAGAAACTCAAAATTATTTGAATGGAGGCCCTACAGCTCAGGCTACAGCAGCATTACAACAGGTAAGAAATCGTGCAGGGATAGGCTCATTAGCAATACCAGGCGGTCAGCAGGCATTCGAAAGTGCCATTGTTCAGGAACGTAAATGGGAATTTGCAGGGGAATTTAATCTTCGTACTGATTTAATTAGAATGAACCGTTTGGCAAGTGAAATTGATGCTACAAAACAGGCAATGAAAAACTTATCGAACAAAACCGGTCAATATGCAAGTACACCTGCTTTGCGTCTTTATAAATTTGAAAAAAATGCACAGGTTTATGGAGATCCATTTTTAGCACTTAAATATATTGAGATTACGAATTCTGCAGAAATTGCAATCGTTCAAAACGTTCCTACGGCTGCTGCAAATTTTGCAGCTTATCAGACGGCTTTGGCGAGTATAGTTACTGCACATGGACAAACTGTAGTAGCTGGCGACAAATGGTATCCTACTAAGATGTTTGAAGCTTACACAAGTACTTTCAATGGTAATGCAAGAAAAGCAGTAGGATTTACGGGAGGCTTTAATGCACTTCAGATCGGAGCTATTATTTATACCAAACCAACAGGTTCTGCCGAAAACGGTGGAACATATCCAAACTGGATCGAAGGTGGAGGAGACGGTCTTTTCTACGGATTCGTACCTAATAAAACAGAATTACTTCCGTTTGCAGCGCAGTCTGCAGGTCATCCTTTAGTTGATAATCCAAATCTTACTCAACTTCCGGGGTATTAA